ACAGAAAAGGAAGGACAAAAACCACTGCTGTCTTTAACATTTCACTTTGGACATTGAACTACCAGTACCTCCTATCTAGTGGATCTTGAAAACATGTTTGTACTtgataaatgattaaaatttattttgatgatacgTTCAAGAATCTCCAGCTAATCCaagaaatcaattcaattatACATGGGAAAAGTagaaattatttatacacaCATCAAAAAAGTTAATCAGATATTGTAAATGAACTAAGTACCTAAAAACAGCATGAGTACAGCATGCATAAACTTCCCTGGCCCCCTCTTCATGTAAAAGAGCTGCTCCTTTTGCAATTGTACCTACATTGCACAACCGATTTTTTGGtcctatattaataaattataaaaggaaTTGGATATAATCATCTAACAAAAACTCTTTTTGAAAAGTCAACAAATCATATGCCaagtaaaatttcaattttcccTTGTCTTGGATTAGAATTTGAAATCAAGATGACTCACCAGCAGTGTCAATCATGTCATCCACCATAACTGCAACCTTTCCTTTTACATCACCAATAAGGTTCATAACCTGCAGTATCAGATTAGGCATAGTCTTGAGATTCTGAAGTAgataataaaccaaaaaaaaacatctacaaTACAGCAAACTGAATATCTGCTTATATGAAATTAGCACTTACCAGAGAAACATGTACATGCAGTGAAAATATGTGGTAGCTAGTAAGCAAAGTAACAGAATTCATACATAATCTTTCAAGTGAGATAACAAagttaaaaacatcatttggaTGTGTAAAAAAGCAAACAGCTTACCTGATAGTGTAGTGCAGTAATCAagttataaagaaagaaaatactgTCAGCTCAGCAGTGATGTGGTTAGGAGATTACCTCAGCAACATTGTGTCCTTGACGCCTTTTATCCACTATAGCTAAAGGAGCATCTGACAGTTTTTTGGCAAAAGCCCGTGCTCTTGCAACTCCACCAACATCAGGTGAAACCACTACCAAATCACTAAAACAAATTGTCTTGCTTGCAAGATAATCAAGAATCACAGGCTAGAATCACAAAAGCAACATATAAGAAATCAGTAAAAATCTGGATGAGTAATGATCAACAACTAAAACCTGCAGAGTAATTACCTGGCCATACACATGGTCCACGGGAATATCAAAGTAACCCATAGACTGCCCAGAATGAAGATCACAGGCAAGAATGCGGTTTGCACCTGCTTCTGTGATAAGGTTTGCAACAAGTTTGGCTGCAATGGATTCACGACCCTGAGTctgcaaataaaaagaaaagaaagaaagaaaacagtaAATATACACAACAGGAGATCATAGTTTAATATCTTAAACAGTcatgataaaacaattaaaggCACCAATCATACCAAAAGCTGCCTACAGCCAAATCAAACTGTATTGAAATAGAGCACAAACATGAAACAGATGTTAAAAGCTAGACTGATCCTTGACATAATGATTTTCCATTCTATATGCCAGACAACTTATCTAGCATCAATCTTTTATTCTGGAAGAAAAGGTTATTGAAATGCTTGTTCATCTAATTTGGTTGATGCATGACTGGTGCAAACACTTAAATAGATGCCCggcaaatatttaatttccatGACCAAGCTTTTGCAAGCATTTCCCAGTAATAGTTGTAAATATTACTCTTTAGGTAAACCCAGCCATAAAACTTGCCTTTCGATCAGCTCTGGCATATCCAAAGTATGGGATCACAGCAGTGATGTTCTTGGCTGATGCTCTCCGACAAGCATCTATCATGATCAGAAGTTCCATGAGATTCTCATTTGCCTGAGGACAGGTGGGCTGCAGTAGAAAAACATCGCATCCTCTAACACTCTCTTGCAACTGAACGTATATTTCACCATCAGCAAATCGCTTTATGTTGATCTTTCCCAGTTCTAGGCCCATATACCAAGCAACTTCCTAGGGATGAAAGACGAACGTTAACAAATAGCAAAACTCCAATCATATAGAAAACTACAGTAGTTCAGAAATATAGTTTATGAGTTTGTCAGAGTATTTAACTAGAACGATGCGAAATACCACCAAAAACAATCCCAATTTCATGCTGGAGAATAAGCTTTTCATCAAAGTCAACGAGGAAAATGACAGCTTCACACATGAGGAACTAAATCAAATGAACATCTTACAAGATTTCAGCATGAAGAGCAACATCCATTTGAGTTTAACATGATAAGATTTTTGTACAAGCAAAGTCTTAATATTCCACCAGTTGACGAGGAGCAAAATCAAGATGACAGGGCAATATAAACATAACTCGTTTGTATACAACTATCAAGAACTAAATACTTACCTGAGATAGAGCAGGATTTGCTGTGCCAGAAAACAATTTCAGCCTGGTATCATTTCTGTTAACAGTTTTATCCACTCGGGCAGATTCCAAGAACTTGGGGAAGGTCTGGCCGTTAAGGACAGGAATAGTAGGCTTCCCGTTTCCAAAATTCAATGGTTCAGCAATATCGCATTTCTGGCACAGTAAATAACTTGGAATCAGTAAGCAACAAACAcaactcctttttcttcttccacaAAGACACTATACATGCACAGCTACCACCATAACACAGAATTTACTTCCCATCCCCTGGCGCTTCGTTTgcagtaagaaaaaaaacaaaaagaaatgaatttgagttttatttagctaaaaatttatcctttatccatttatatatatatgcgcaaCCGATTTTTATAACTTTcgacaccaaaacaaaataaagtaattcACGAATACAACCATAATcaaacatattcatcaaaaCCATCCTCAAATGCTTCGAAGAAATCAGGTTTGTTCTATTAAGAACccaaattcaattattaaataaggaaaaagaaacaggtgaaaaaattaaaaaacgtGGAAACACAAGTAAAATAGTATTAAAAACAACATATCATTATCAATTTCAATAGAATGTCTCTAACTTTGTGTGCGTGTCTCTGTCTCATTAGTTTTACCAAGCACGCAACAAGCTTTGAGCCTacgaataaaaaaaaggctcaaaacaggaaaacaaaagaaagatgttattttattattattattattattactggaTTCTATTCTAGCTTACAATGGTGTTTGTAGAGGAAATTCGGGTGCGAGCGCCATTGAAACTCAAACTTGTTTGTCTAGAACAGCAACGAGACAAAGACGAAGAGGGCTTCAAAAAGGACGCCGTTCGTGAAGGAGACGATTGCATGCCCAATGAAGacgccatttttttttctttctcgaaGTTTAGGGTTGAGGATTGgcttaacttttatttattactaAATAATTTGAATGGACAAAACTAATGCCAAACAGACGATGAGGGTGAGAGAAAGTCGAAAGAAATCTAAAGAGAAGGAGAGTCTCTTCTAAAGAGGAGGAGAGTCTCAGGAGACGGTGGAGGTGTTTCTTTCTCACCCTTCACCCTCCTGTGTTCTCTTTACCTCCTTTAggatttgctttgtttttataGTAGACCTACTGCTAAGTACTACTTTGAGGAGAATTTAGTTAaggttgtgttttaaaaatatttttttatttaggaagactctaaaataattttatttttttaaaaaaatatttttatattaatacattagcataatttaaaaacattaatttaaaaaaaaattaaaaaaataaaacacagtaCAACTAGAATGCCAAACAAACAGacccttaaaaaaattcaacataaatttttttatatataattttaatatctcaatgttaaaaatacaaaaaaattattattaaataaaaattatttctaaaaaataaaaacaacttaattaGTAAAATAACCGGCAAAGATGATAAATTAttgtcaaataaataataacataaaagatCACAAATTCACAGCCCACATAATCGGTATGCCATccttgtaattaatattttttaatctaaatcctagtatttaaaaatttattggacCTTGATTAATTTAGTCAAACCGGTCAATCTACTAAAAATTTCTCTCAACAATAATATAATctatttataaaactcaaaaccttattttaaaaagaaatcataaaaccAGTTCAACCagatgattttataattaattagtcctTAATCTGTTATTAGTAGAAAGAAGTGACTAAAATTAAAGGATTAGGATTCGTTAGGTTGCCGAATTAGGATTGAGTGATTGGGGTTTTTTGGAGTCAGAAAGAATGGAAAAAAGGGCTGATTGATGCTACTTCTAGTGTTATACGGCCGCCACGTGTGTGGGGACCAAATCCAAGTGGCAGCTCTAGGGATTCTCTACTCTACTCTACTAACGTGTGTGAGCGCTTGCTTTGGTCGGTTGGAATACGATGCAGCGAGTACTTTTGggattcttttcaatttctttgaCTTGTGGAAAATATTCGCAAATTCTTCCTTCGTGGGTTCAGTAATTGGATGCCCTTGCATGCTCCATACGCAATTTAAGATCATGCAGgctatacaatattttttttagtcaaaagcATGCTTAGAAAGCGTTTGGTAACGCGGTTGAaatcatattttctttaaattttattttttttattaaaatttaatatagtttgtatatttttaaatcgttttgatgtacttatgttaaaaatattttttaaaaaataaaaaaacattattgacatatatttcagtacaaaaaattatttgaaaaacaaccgctaccacattACTAAATATACTCTTCATGTGCTTGGGGTTGACTTGATGACTCAGAGTCCTAGAGATtcctgagagagagagagatgatgctACCGGTTTTATACATTCAGAGCAGTCATCGGTTAAGCAAAGTGGTCTTTTCAGCTGATCAGTTCTGTAAAATTTGGTCAATGTTCTTGATCGTAGAAGCTTTTGCCGGAAGGTTCCTTGGGAGCTTTGTTAGCTTGGCCTGCAAATGACAAAAGAGATGTAAGCTTGACATATATCAACAATTAATTAACGTGAGATTATCTTTGCTAACTCACAAATTTCTATACGCAATTTGTAACTACAGCTATCGTGTACTAAATTAGAGAAAGAGGGCTGCATGCATATGTCAATGGTTAATCCTTCTTTTTGCAGATTATGTTACAGGTATTTCAATCTTTAGCTCACGTCTGCTTCAGTGTTTCCACTCTTTCCCATACAAGGCCACCAAAAACGATTTATAAAAATGTCTTAAAATTCGAAAGTCAGCAGCAAAATACAGATTTGAGTTTACAGTCTCTTCAAGTTCATCCTAAACCTTTTCTCTGTTTCCATGAAGCAGAGTTCTGGAAGCGCTATGCTATACGTTTTTCGAGTGCATACAAGCAATCCTATACGTTTTTCCTTTGCACCCATTTCCTCTTAGGGCAGAGAGCCTAAAGATGCAGTATTTGGCTTGTCATCCAAAACTAGAAAAGCTTGTTCCACCAATGCTCACATATAATTCCTAACAAAAACACACTAATGATCAGAAAGATTTAAATCCCAttacatcttcttcttcataatCACATAGCTTAATACAAATTCACTATACTATCAATTTTTGACTAAATAGTCCTATATGAACATAACCAAGAACTGACTGTTTAATACAAAACTGAACAAACCCACTTGGCCAACGTTCATCAACGTCATTTTATTTCCACATCCTGTCTCAAAATCAAACCCCGTGACTTCTAACACACTAACAAGGAGAAGATGAAGAGTGCAAAAGAtgcaagaagaagatgaaaataaaataaattacaataagcATGGAGAATCTTAATGAGCATGTAGGAAGGGAGAGACGGAGGTACATGGGAAGAAGAGGGTTGTTGAATGAGGTGAAGGCGATTGGAGGTGGATTGTACAGCGTGAGAAATTTGATCAGCCACTATTGATTTTGCTGTGCCTTCTCTTGCACATGCACTTCCAGCTGATAATGTTGATCTTGCTATTGCTCTCTCCATTTGCTTTGCTTGTACTCCAGGAACAGGCATCACATGAGATGTTTCTGATCACCGATCATCAACCAATGCCAAAAGACATAGcattcattctttatttcttgatttattgtCGTCTTTTTATATATGTAGTACAAAGTTTTGTGCTTTTTACTAAACCATCCTCTGCTTACCTGCAGTCTCCTTCCTAGGTAAGGTAAGCTCTCGAATCCCCAGCATTGTGGACCAGAACAGACAAGACCAGGTCTAGGATAAGAGCAGAAATGTCATGATTCATGCACCACTGTAGCAGCAACCTTATATTACAATTCTAATATTCTCTAATATTTCCATTCATTTATGAAATGATAACATATTCCTAAACAAAATGCAAGTGGATGGCCTAGAGGTTTTGGGTTTCTAGATTGTTTAATTTTCACGACCAAGTGGATTGGCTTGCAATAAAATTATGATCTAGACAGCAGTAACTTACAACAAGTCTCTAACGACTGTCAGAGCACTATAATCTTAATCGAACTGTCAATGTTCAAGCAATTTAGCATGGATATTGATTGAGCTGCCGAAAAACTCAATGAGGATTGGGCTTTTCATGATGGGCTGATGAACAAAAAGGTTGGATTGGCTAGAAATATCAGACATCGATGCCATTGTTCTACACTGGCCATGTATTACGTACCTCAACCCCGTTCCAGGCACCCCAAATGAAGCGCAAAACCTGTTAGGTAACGCATGAGTCCCTACGGAGGAGTTAAAACGGTGGTTCAAGTTCCATCATTTGATTCCTGTTAGTTGAAGGCCACCGAGGTTGAATAATTCGTTCATTAGAAATGCCTTCTGCTAATGAAAACATCACATGCAACATAGTTATGCATATCTTCATTCTGAAGCTATTAAAATCTACCGAAGCTTTTATGGTAGAAAAGGCCTTCCAAGTCCAAAATCATCTTATTGATCCCTACAATATCAGCACACACGTCTTGCTATAGTTCAAGAACTATACAGCATATGCAGTGGATTTATATTGGTCTCCGCCAACTGATTGGCTTGGTCATTCAAAGTCAGGGCATCTCCTGTGGAGTGAGTGGCTTATTAATGGTATTCACAAATCGCCGTAGACACAGAAAGATGTTTTGTAGGACACCTTCATGCTGCCAAATGACCGATTAGGTGAAAGTCGTGCCCGGTATTGTTATCCTATTCCCTCAAAATCCAGTTGTTATGGGTAACTGTGCTTCCACAAGAGCTAGTCCAGCACCTTATATCAACGCCCAAACCAGCAATTCATTTTCACCAAAGCATAAAAACTTCGAAAAGAAAACCAGGGAACCTTGAAGATCAATATTTAGCTGAATGGCTTCCAACATGCAAAGGGAGTCATAAAACGCATGAGTGCACATAATCCAAATAAGTCTCACCATTTTACTTGGAAAAGCTCAGTCAAAATGGATACATGCTGATTTTGGAAGAGCAATAATACCGTGCACACTGAAAGAACCTGCCAATCTAAGTACACTGAAGCAACTGGATCCACACATTCTATTGTGATCTCATGCAAATTCTCTTAACAACCAAGAACATGAAACCTTTTCTGGCCAACACAACGTAAGAAACAGAGCTTGGGATTGATTTTGTGGCaaatgaatttgaattattaacGTCTCAGCTTGTAAAAAACATCTGGTTTTAATGGAAGGTAGGTAGTCCATTACCAGGCTCTTTAGACCACTTGTGCTCAGAGATCAAGCAAGGATTCAAAATCAGTGGGTATGGAGCCAAATACTATAGTCTCAACAATTCAGAAAGATATATAGGGTAACTGAGGCAACTGGGCTTGAAGATGAATTTCACTGAACAAGACTAAAATTAGTTATCTTCACCATGACAGACCATGAAAAGAGAGATAGCTATAGCAATGACGTTTTCTTCCCAGATGTAAACACTTGTTACTTTACTtatcaacaaataaattttcGAGCAAATAATCTCAAAATCACATGACATTTAGGAGTTGTTGTTAAGTGATGATCAAGACACCCTTACATCCTCTAGGTTAATAGCTAATCAGTTTTTTACACATACTCCTAACTTACTAGACATAAACCTGGTATCATTCAAATAATAGCAAACCATCTACTGATATAAACCattggagaaaaagaaaagcaaaaacaagGAAACAAGGAGCTAACACATACAAGACATCCCTGACATCTTCTGAAGAAAGTATAAATTTCTAATACATCATCCACTTTCCAGCAAAACCAGTAAGCATTGCTAAATTGGTGAGAACTTAATCAGatatttcataatttgattGACAAATATCAGTCAATAAGCTCCATTATTCACATGTAACTAACATACACACACAGATTGGAATAAATTGTTCGCACACACTGCTaccttttctttccttgaaaTGAAGATTTTTAGCCTACACTTCAGCAGATAAATAAACATCTGGCCATTTTAGGTGTCATATAATGGGTTATTCTATATACtgaaaaacaaactgaaaatttcatcaaaaaccAGTTAAAAATATGTCAACTCTATTGGAAGTACCAAACGCAGATCTAAAAATTTAGCACTTGAAAGGACGAAAATAGCTCAAAGGGCTACCAAAATAAAGCAATCATAAATGCAGAagtttctttgaatttcttgatCATTTGAACCTTTTGTGTTCGAagaaatacaaatatttatcaTCAATCCCTACTTCTAACATAATGGGTTGGCAATGATTTCaaaccaaaaccctaaactactATAATAAAGCCCGCTATACCACCCATTTTAAATCCTTGCCGCAAGCTGGTCGTGGTATAGTTTACATAAAACCGAAAGctcaattaatatatacattCAAGTACAAACTAGAGGTCATACATTGTAGGCATTTCAAACCTGGTTAAGAGGAAGCAGCTTTAATAGCTTTTTGCAACTCACTTTCCAAGTCAGTCACCTTCTTTGCAGGCTTCTTCAATTCTTCTCTTTGCCCATTTCCTTCTCCATTATTTTTGCTGCTCCTCCACTGCTCAAACCCACTAAGATTACCACTTGAAGCTGGCACCACTCTCTTAACAACACCATTGATCTCTTCGCGCGAATTCCTAGCCAAAATTCCCAGTCTCATATTCTCTAAATAGTGCTTCATCTCCCTATTCTCAGCCTCTAACACCTCCAAATCCCTTGTCATCCAAAAGCACATTCCTTTCAGCAACTCTAAATCTCCCAAATTACTCTCAttgcttttttccttctttacttCCTTTAACTCCTCAACCCTCTCAATCCCAATCTTATTCACTATCAAGTAGGGCATTTTAATCCCCAACTCACCAGGAAAATTCACAGCCCACCTCAAATTCATCAGTACCCTTTTAGTCAATGGCAACGTTGTTTTTGCCTTTACACCAACTCCACTAAAAAACCCTCTCTTCTTTCCATATTTCCACATTAATTGCCTCTCCGGAGAAAACCCAATTCCATAAGCATCATCAATGTAATTATGATTCACAAACCCCTCTTTCTCTTTACCATTCCATGGCTCTAATTCCAATTCTTGCCAACCTGATGACCCATCTGAGGCAAACCCATTTCCAAGTTGAGATTTTGAAGGTGATCCAGATTCCAAATGGGGCCTATTTGTGGTTTGGGACCCACAATTAAAATCATAGTTAGGGTTTGAAGATGGAGTGGTGCTTCTTTTGTGGAGTGAGAAATGGCCAAATTGTGGCTTGAattggagagagaaagaaggtaaAATCAAGTTGGAGCTTGAATTGGGGAGAGAAAACTGAGCAGAGAAAACAAGAGGGGAATCGTGTGGAGAACCAAAAAGGCCTAAGCCTgatttaagagagagagagaaaggagaatTGGCTGTTGTTGTGGATGGAGTGTAGGTAAGCTTGAGAGAAGGGCCTGAAGGGAAGTTCGTAGAGAGAGCAAGAGTGAGGTCAGAAATGGAGTTTGTTGTGGTGGTAGTGAGGATAGAAGTGAAAGGTTGATTGAGTATTGAAATGGGTAGTTTGGCCTTCAAGAGAGGGTTTTGGATTTGGTGGTCATCTTGAAGATTGAGGGAgagcttcattttctttttttagtacGTTTGGCTTCTTGATGGGTTAAAGAAGAAcagaaagaaaagtgaaaaaacttTGATGGGCGGAGTTTAATCTTTATCAACAACGGAAACTGGAACTGGACAGAGGCTGTGATTTGGTTTGGGATtgggagagggggagagagtTAAAGAGAGCAGTGATCTCATCATGTTTTAGGTGGCTAGAAAAGTCGAAAGATACTTCTTACACAAAGTTCCGAAAGCCAGACTCCAACGAGATATCTCGCGCCTTTGTCTCGCAAAACATTTGATAGTTTTCGGGATAAGAACATTTTCGCTTTcatgtgttttattttctagctaaaatttagtaagaaaaaactattttaactagcattttaaaaacaaccatcaCACTCGTACtctttgaataaataataaataataacatagATATTCATAAAAgagaatttcataatttttttattaatttttttttcaaacatcaAATACaagacaaataaattatttataaaaaatatatattaaagaatactAAAAAACTCATATGTCATGAAAATTTAAGGAACTAAACTCAAGAATCATAAAAGTCAAAAAGACTCTAATGgcacatttaatatatataattataaattttataacatttCTCTTTGAATGATCATATACTAAAAATATGTCTTGTTGAAATCttacaaagaaaaatctaattagataaaaaaaaaaacctaagagaataaaaaaaaagtgcaacaTTCTTATGTGAATTTTATATACTTTAGAATTCAATAAAGGATTTTATATAGATACTTCAAGATCcatatttgaaatatttacagaattaaaaaatatatatatatatcaaatcacCTTATTAAAACCATGCAAAGTAAAATTCAATAGGAAAAAacctaaacaaagaaaaaaaaattaatttaaattgatttcacctcaaaagtaaatattttatgataaatcaTTAAGATGAtgcatttaaatattaaagataggtttcttgaaaatcaaggcgggtagattttataaataaatttgctAAATTATCATTTAACCTAATTtgcttaatcaattttttttttcctattaaagcTCTTGAGTATAAAAGAACTTTAGTAagatatgttttgttttatctCTTTTAATGTAGCCTACTTTAAAACGAGTAATGCAAACAACattatctttaaataatattgtgaGACTATCTTCAATGATTGacaattcatatttttcttttatgtgctAGATAATTGACTTTAACTATATACATTATCGACTTACTTTGtagattgtaataatttttaaacgaTTTGATGAAATAGCCACTAATGATAAGTAAAAACTAAAttggaaaaattgaaaagatagatgtatcaagatatttgatttcACAACACAGGTCATGTATCTAGTTGCgtttaataattgtattttttaaaatattttttttatttaatcaaacaattatATGTGCCAATAAAACGTAAAAGAAGTTGTCAAGAATAGCTATAgactaaacttaaaaaataaaaagatacatgtagatcaagatatttgatctcgCAAAACAAGTTATGTACCTAGTCatgtataataattattttttcctgtaATAAATGATTTATTAGTTGGATAATAGTAGAATTGGCTCACATTACATCATAGGTTAGAGTAGTataaaaaattcctaaaaaaaaaatatattttaaccatGAATTTAAAATCAGTTGCATATTGgatgctatttttatttaatattgaaatgaaaACATAGTGAATTTATTTGGATCAAATCAAGTTAAACATCAAAATCCACGAGGATAAtcttgcaaaaataaataaattgaaaagttcaatctctaattaactcaatgttgaaggacaaaattgataaaaaaaaaccactaaaaaaaaacaagtgaactCGAGTCAACCAACCAACCAAATTTACGATACAAATCATGCACGTCACTGGATTCAATAAGACTTTTATCCcaaagatcattttttttatttaattatacaacaaTTAAagcacataataatttttttttgtatggaatgtttttttttttaaaaaaaaaaacaacaaagataaaTGTGTGAGACTAAGCTAGCAAAAGTAGAACAttgataacaaataataaaattgtatctttttttagtttaaagttaaataaaaaaaat
This region of Populus alba chromosome 3, ASM523922v2, whole genome shotgun sequence genomic DNA includes:
- the LOC118051765 gene encoding ribose-phosphate pyrophosphokinase 1 isoform X2, whose product is MASSLGMQSSPSRTASFLKPSSSLSRCCSRQTSLSFNGARTRISSTNTIKCDIAEPLNFGNGKPTIPVLNGQTFPKFLESARVDKTVNRNDTRLKLFSGTANPALSQEVAWYMGLELGKINIKRFADGEIYVQLQESVRGCDVFLLQPTCPQANENLMELLIMIDACRRASAKNITAVIPYFGYARADRKTQGRESIAAKLVANLITEAGANRILACDLHSGQSMGYFDIPVDHVYGQPVILDYLASKTICFSDLVVVSPDVGGVARARAFAKKLSDAPLAIVDKRRQGHNVAEVMNLIGDVKGKVAVMVDDMIDTAGTIAKGAALLHEEGAREVYACCTHAVFSPPAIERLSSGLFQEVIITNTIPVVEKNYFPQLTVLSVASLLGETIWRVHDDCSVSSIFQ
- the LOC118051765 gene encoding ribose-phosphate pyrophosphokinase 1 isoform X1, yielding MASSLGMQSSPSRTASFLKPSSSLSRCCSRQTSLSFNGARTRISSTNTIKCDIAEPLNFGNGKPTIPVLNGQTFPKFLESARVDKTVNRNDTRLKLFSGTANPALSQLSFSSLTLMKSLFSSMKLGLFLVVFRIVLEVAWYMGLELGKINIKRFADGEIYVQLQESVRGCDVFLLQPTCPQANENLMELLIMIDACRRASAKNITAVIPYFGYARADRKTQGRESIAAKLVANLITEAGANRILACDLHSGQSMGYFDIPVDHVYGQPVILDYLASKTICFSDLVVVSPDVGGVARARAFAKKLSDAPLAIVDKRRQGHNVAEVMNLIGDVKGKVAVMVDDMIDTAGTIAKGAALLHEEGAREVYACCTHAVFSPPAIERLSSGLFQEVIITNTIPVVEKNYFPQLTVLSVASLLGETIWRVHDDCSVSSIFQ
- the LOC118051765 gene encoding ribose-phosphate pyrophosphokinase 1 isoform X3 translates to MKCDIAEPLNFGNGKPTIPVLNGQTFPKFLESARVDKTVNRNDTRLKLFSGTANPALSQLSFSSLTLMKSLFSSMKLGLFLVVFRIVLEVAWYMGLELGKINIKRFADGEIYVQLQESVRGCDVFLLQPTCPQANENLMELLIMIDACRRASAKNITAVIPYFGYARADRKTQGRESIAAKLVANLITEAGANRILACDLHSGQSMGYFDIPVDHVYGQPVILDYLASKTICFSDLVVVSPDVGGVARARAFAKKLSDAPLAIVDKRRQGHNVAEVMNLIGDVKGKVAVMVDDMIDTAGTIAKGAALLHEEGAREVYACCTHAVFSPPAIERLSSGLFQEVIITNTIPVVEKNYFPQLTVLSVASLLGETIWRVHDDCSVSSIFQ